GTCAAGAATCTCAGAGAATTTTTGACGgtcctcggccttgtcaATGTCCTTGGGATCAGTGCCAAGCACGTTAGCGCCGCCAGTCTCCTGCAGGCGAAGGGCGATGTTCTGGGGTAGCTGACCGCCCACAGACACCACAACACCAGATGCGTTCTCCAGCTCGTAGATATCCATGACACGCTCGTAGCTCAACTCTTCAAAGTAAAGCTTATCAGCAGTGTCGAAATCGGTGCTGTAAGTCTCCGGGTTATAGTTGATCATTACAGTCTTCTCTCCCATCTCTCGAAGAGCCTGGGTAGCTCCAACAGCACACCAGTCGAACTCGACCGAGCTGCCGATACGGTAGACACCACTACCAAGGATAACAGTACCCTTATCTTCAAAAGTGACGTCATGAGAAGATCCGTTGTAAGTGGTATACAGGTAGTTAGTGTCAGCAGGGAACTCTGCAGCCAGGGTATCAATCTTCTTAACCCATGGTCGAATGTCGAAGCTCAGACGACGAGCTCGAACTTCGTCTTCGGTGCTGTTGACAGCGTTTGCAATCTGTCGATCGGAGAAAcccatcttctttgccttgagGATCTGTTCCTTCTGCAGGGCATCGAGGCTACCAGCAGTTTGAAGCTCACGAGTGCAGTCAACAATATTCTGGAGCTTGTACAGGAACCACTTGTCAATCTTTGTCAAGTCGTGAACCTTTTCAACAGAGTAGTTTTCATGGAGCATGGCCTGGCCAACAGCGAGCCATCGGCGATCGGTAGGGTTTTGAAGCTCAAAGTCGAGGTCTTCGAACTTGTCACCCTGGAAACCGACAAACTTGGGATCAACCTGGCGGATAGCCTTCTGGAAAGACTCTTCAAAGGTTCGACCGATAGCCATAACCTCACCAACAGACTTCATAGCACTTCCAATGTCGCGCTTCACGTGCTGGAACTTGGAAAGATCCCATCGAGGGATCTTGGTGACGATGTAATCCAAAGAGGGTTCAAAGTTGGCAGTGGTGGTTTTGGTAACAGCGTTGGGGAGCTCAGGAAGACTGTGTCCCAAACCGATCTTGGCAGCAGTATAAGCCAGAGGGTATCCGGTAGCCTTGGAAGCAAGTGCGGAAGATCGCGAAAGACGGGCGTTGACCTCAATGACACGGTAGTCGAGACCGTCGGGCTGCAGGGCGTATTGGACGTTACACTCTCCGACGACACCCAGATGACGGACGATCTTAATGGCGGCGGTACGGAGCATGTGGTACTCCTCGTCACTCAGCGTTTGACTAGGAGCCACGACAATGGAGTCACCAGTGTGAATACCCAGGGGGTCGAAGTTCTCCATGTTGCAAACGGTGATACAGTTGTTGTTGGCGTCTCGAACAACCTCATACTCGACTTCCTTCCATCCCTTGAGTGATTTTTCAACCAGAATCTGGGGGGAAAGAGTGAGTGATCGAGCAGCCATGTTACGAAGCTCCTCTTCGTTGTTGGCGAAACCGGATCCCAGACCACCAAGGGCATAAGCAGCGCGAACAATGATGGGGTATCCGATCTTATCAGCGGCACTGAGAGCCTCATCCACGGTGCTGACAGCAATTGACTTGGCAATGGGAATGTTGATCTCTTCAAGAGCCTTGGCAAAGAGGTCTCGGTCCTCACTGACCTCGAGGGTCCTCACACTAGTGCCGAGAACCTTGACGCCATACTTCTCAAACAGACCTTGTCGCTGCATCTGGACGCCCAAGTTGAGGGCAGTCTGACCACCGAAAGACAGGAAAATACCATCgggcttctccttttcgatGACATAGCTGACATATTCCGGGGTAACGGGCAGATAGTAGACTTCATCGGCAAGGGAGTGGTTGGTTTGAATGGTTGCAATGTTGGGGTTAATGAGGACGGAAGCGACACCGGCCTCCTTGAGGGCCTTCAGAGCTTGTGATCCTGTAGCGTGTCTTGTCAGTCGGCGTATAACTTGTTTCGGGGCTCTGTAACGGCTCTTTTCCCCACCACGACCACGATGTAGGTGTAGCAACGCATGGGAAACAGGAAACGCTCCGAGATCGCTTACCTGAATAATCGAATTCACCAGCCTGTCCAATGGCAAGGCCTCCACTACCAATAACAAGGACCTTCTTGACATCGACATTCAACTTGGGCTTGATAACCCCGCTATCGAGGTACGCCTTGGGATTGGGGGCTGTCTGGGTAGCCGAGGAATACGGCCGGAAGACCGAAATCGTGCCCAATCGTTTGGTGACTTTCGGTGCAACCGAGTTCCTGGCCTGGGACTTCAAAGCGGCCGTGGTAAAGAGACGAGTCGGGAGAGCTCGGGGGAGCCGGGCGGTACTCCGGAGCAAAGCCGGAGCCGGGGCCCGGGCGGCGGACAGGGCCGAAGAGAACATTGTCGCCGGCATTGCAGTTTGTCAATGCCTTTTTCTTGATTCCCAATTGACTCGTGAGTCGACAAGGGAAAAGGCTTcgcaaacaaaaaaaaaagttacaGTGGTGGGGTTGAGGCTAAATCGGGACAGGTATTTCAAGCTGACAAAGCCCTCCACAGGTGGTCTTAAAGTTTCTTGTTAGTTGGCATTGTGAAGGGGGAGTTGCAGTAGGACCAACCAGAAAGATAGTCCTATAGGATACAATATTAGCATTTTGAACAATTGAATCGGATTTTTATGATTTAAGCAAACGAGGGTTGTTCCGAAGCTGCAAATGCGGGGAGGGATTGCATGCAGACGGCACGTGGGGGCAGTGAAGAGCTGCATACCTGAGAAGTGAATTCCGACGGGTGCCCGTTCATAAGGGCGGATTGAGAAACGGAAAGTCGAAGATGTAAAAGCGAGGCACAAGGCACTCTGGATAGCAGATTGAATTGAGCTGATGCGGGATTTGCACGAGGTGCAATTGGACTGTTGACTTCTGACAGATGgtgggaaaaagaaaagaaaaaaaagaaaaaaagagcagaaaAACAAGACGCACGGGATGTGCTACTTTAACAAGTGCGGCTTGTCCTGTTTGGGCGAGCTCTGGGGCGCCGATATCGTTGTGGCTCGTGTGCCCTATTCGACAATGCAGTTTGGaaaacgagaagagaagagtcaCCGATTAGATAACAGTTGAGCCCCcagctttttttctctgtctctcttctcctaAACCAGTCTTGGTGAGAGATATTAAGCAGACAAGTGGAAGAAACGGGTGGAGCCAGATCCAATCCGAGATTAATTTTGACGCGGTCCCATCTGAGAAAAATTTCCACGCCAAAGGAAAAAACCATGACGTTGTGGGGGGCTGCACACGACATTCACAAGGGCGCCAATCAGGGAAGATGCTTCATTGCAAGGCGTTGTTGACTTGAAGGAGACGGTGTCACGAGCAATTGTGGAAACAAAAGTCTGCTGGTTTCAAAACTAGATGACAGCATGAGGTTATTGTTGCCGTTGTATGCATTCATGTTATTGCACCTCTTGTTTGTTGGTTTTCTGCTGTGCGAGCGTCAGTCACCACTTGGGCTGATCATCCTCGAAACCAAGCCCTAGCATTGAGACACATGTATCCCGCTAACCACTGGAAATGAGATCAATCTACGGAGTAGCGTGCTGACATTGACAATTGAACCCTATCATAACCAGCCAATAAGCATCGACAGGTTTCGATTGGGTTTCCCTTACAGTTGAATGGCAGCATCTCGGACTTGGCTGAATCGGTGGCTGCACGGGCCATCGCCCAAGATCCATCGTTTCTACCGTAGTTGCCGCCCATCTATTGCTCGTTAGAGCGTTTCCGTTTAGCTCCGGTATCGCACATTTCTGGTGAGTCTCATTTCGAGGAGCTGAATATGACTCTGTCACAGCATCAACTCGCCAAGTCGAGTCTCGAGATTTCATCGGAATTAATCTGGAATTTCTCGGCAAGTGTACGTAGACGTGTAGACATGTATCTTCACCCATAGTGTAACTTCGATCTCAAGGCAAAGAACCTTTAGTCTACCCTGtaactttaataaaacaaaagggAGCTTTCCGAGCTGCAGCACATAAAAAGTTGGTGGTATGATCAGCTTATAGAAGAAATACCTATCATAACAGAATAGTCTTGGAATATTGATGCTGAATTCTGCAAATCACGCCACGGCAACCACTCAAAGAGGTATATGAGTACATTTACCTGCACTAACCTATGCGAATTGTTTCCTCCTAGGTGAACACTCGTAGACGTCGTTGGGTGCTGATTGTTATTTCATGCTTAACATCGAGACATTCTCCGGGCAATGAAAGCTGATGCCAGAGATTCGTTGGTATGGAGCAAAACAGCCACGGACTCCCTCGCTTTGTGTAACATGGTGTGTTGATGCTCATATTACGCTTTTGACGAAAACCGTGGGTGACCCAACACAGGCTGGCCAGCTGTTACCATAACGTATATACAAATAGGAATGAAGAGGACCCAGAGCCATTTAAGCTACCCTCCTAACAAGAGTCTGCGTGTTGATAGTAGTATCTGCAATACAACACCGAGCAGGACGCTACCACACAAGCCAGACATCCCAATAGCGAGAGCAAGTGTCggcttttttctcttttctcccatTGCTCACATTCTTGTCTGAAAACCCTGAGACCCTCTTGATGTCTCTCAATACTGTCACTAAACCGGGTCAATGCTTCCATCATCGCCTCTATTCGTTCAAGTAAAGACTGATCATGATGGTCGCACAGTCGCCCAACTTTGGCCTCCACTCGGTTCAGGCCCTCGGCGATCTTCTGGTAGCCTTTTTTCGGATTGAGAATCCCAGTCTTcagcatcaactccatgCTTTGAATCCTTTCCCGCGTCACCGTCGGCTCGCTAATCCGACATGGTCGCGGTTCTCGTCAAGATCTAGCGAGTTGTTAGTTCTCTTTCTCATAGGGCTCGATCGGGAGAGCGAACTTTTTTTTGAGGGGGAAACGGAGTTTGGGCTCGGTTAAGTGTAGGTGTTATTTGCTTTGGGTTGGCTTTTAGTTGTGTGATATCcgtgtacggagtagtgtGATGAGTGGAAGATGTTTGTGAGTAATTTTGCACGCGAGTGATGGTGGCGAGTGTATTAagtgacgaagaggaaggaatggagaagaaaggagaaggaacAATGGCAGTCGAAGCCTTTGAATGCACTGCCGGTGGTGAGCTAGCTTGTAACCTGTTTCCTGTAGCTATTGCCTTTATTTGCCTTGATCTGTCTTGCGAAACCTGTTGTTATGGAGACACTCTGATCACAGAATTGTAATCCAAAACCATCTACAGAGTTCGTGTGACTATTACGTCCAGTTTATTGTCTTGCGGGCTTCTACGGCGCTGTTACTTCAGTACATCTAATATTGATGCCATGACGGTCGTCCAGAAGGCAGGTGCACCTGAGGTTGGCAGGAACTGTTGGGCTGTTGAGAAGGCAAGTGCTGTAGACGGATTCTATATATTGCTATTAGATGAATAtagcgatagtagcagatactagatTAAAATCTCGCAATATGCCCCCAGATTAAGCAGAGAAAGCGGCGGATATATGGGAGAGAATGTCGCCAGATGGGCGTCGAgacatgatgaagaggcttCACGATCACCAAGACCTCGTGAACGAGTTTGTATACTTTCCTCCCGGTTCGGGGTCTCGGCCCTGCGTTGGAAGATGGATTCTGGGCGTTCGGGTGAAGCCACTCGGGAATATCACACCCAGGGCAGGGGCAGTCGTGAAGGCAGTAAATTGAGAAATTGATCACGCGTATACGCATTGCGCACTTCACTTAGGTAGTATTTACTAGGTACTCACTGatactacctaggtacccAGGTATTGATCTCATAAAGTACTATAATGAGGTGATGGCTGACCATCGAAACCGTGAGGAGAATGGGGAACCTGCCTGGGACGACTGGGACTTGGGCTTCCGCTGTTCGAACGAGTCGTCGGGACTCCCACCCCGCGGGGCTGTGACCTAAATCAACGCTCAAAATTGGCCAGGGCCCTGGGTCGATGAGAATGACGTGCCTTTCCCcacgaagagaagagtgtgGCGACGGGAGACCGACCTGATCACTCCTCTGGAGGTAGTGACAACCTGGTTTGAAAGAAGTGGGATCCAGCTGGGACCTCTGGTTACCGACAATCTGCGGGAAGATGTGATGAGGACGTTCTATACCTACAGAGACCTGGAGGGCACCACGGTGGCAGACATCCCGCCAACGGACCTCTTTGTGCATAAGCCCAGAttacctactaggtaggtagatgGCCAACTCTTTGAGTTTACCATTGTCACTATTTTTCACTGCTACAGATTATTTTTAATGCAATGTAGTATCCACTACTATCAATATTTTGATCTaatatctgctactatcgctaTATTTGTCTAATAGCGATACATGGTATCCGTCTACAACGTATTCTCTCGTCCAATTAAGACCAAGTTCCAGATTAGGCATGTCCTCTGCCAGATCGTCATCTACCCTGATATCAATTCTAGGATGACAGACTCTTGGCCTCGTGTGATGCCTGTCTGTTCACGAATTGCCGTTGATCTTGTCTTGAATGGAGTACATAAATACTGCtaccagaaaaaaaaattcacgTTTTTAGAGGCAGTCACAAGGTACTCGAGCATCTTGGA
This genomic stretch from Trichoderma breve strain T069 chromosome 1, whole genome shotgun sequence harbors:
- a CDS encoding carbamoyl-phosphate synthase L chain, ATP binding domain-containing protein → MNGHPSEFTSQKKALTNCNAGDNVLFGPVRRPGPGSGFAPENSVAPKVTKRLGTISVFRPYSSATQTAPNPKAYLDSGVIKPKLNVDVKKVLVIGSGGLAIGQAGEFDYSGSQALKALKEAGVASVLINPNIATIQTNHSLADEVYYLPVTPEYVSYVIEKEKPDGIFLSFGGQTALNLGVQMQRQGLFEKYGVKVLGTSVRTLEVSEDRDLFAKALEEINIPIAKSIAVSTVDEALSAADKIGYPIIVRAAYALGGLGSGFANNEEELRNMAARSLTLSPQILVEKSLKGWKEVEYEVVRDANNNCITVCNMENFDPLGIHTGDSIVVAPSQTLSDEEYHMLRTAAIKIVRHLGVVGECNVQYALQPDGLDYRVIEVNARLSRSSALASKATGYPLAYTAAKIGLGHSLPELPNAVTKTTTANFEPSLDYIVTKIPRWDLSKFQHVKRDIGSAMKSVGEVMAIGRTFEESFQKAIRQVDPKFVGFQGDKFEDLDFELQNPTDRRWLAVGQAMLHENYSVEKVHDLTKIDKWFLYKLQNIVDCTRELQTAGSLDALQKEQILKAKKMGFSDRQIANAVNSTEDEVRARRLSFDIRPWVKKIDTLAAEFPADTNYLYTTYNGSSHDVTFEDKGTVILGSGVYRIGSSVEFDWCAVGATQALREMGEKTVMINYNPETYSTDFDTADKLYFEELSYERVMDIYELENASGVVVSVGGQLPQNIALRLQETGGANVLGTDPKDIDKAEDRQKFSEILDSIGVDQPAWKELTSVQEAEDFANQVGYPVLVRPSYVLSGAAMTVIRSQEDLKEKLEAAANVSPDHPVVITKFIEGAQEIDVDGVASEGNLVIHAVSEHVEQAGVHSGDATLVLPPVNLDASIMERLKEIAQKVAKAWKITGPFNMQIIKAENPEGGEPLLKVIECNLRASRSFPFVSKVLGTNFIDVATKALVGKNVPEPTDLMAIERDYLATKVPQFSWTRLAGADPFLGVEMASTGEMACFGKNLVEAYWTSLQSTMNFRMPEPGEGLLFGGEIDKSWLTQVVDYLAPLGYTLYAASNDVKNFIETSSKHQVKVEVIEFPTEDKRALREVFKKYDIRGVFNLALARGKTTSDVDYVMRRNAVDFGVPLFMEPQTAILFAQCMSEKLPRPEGIPSEVRAWSDFIGGKPL